The DNA sequence ATTTATTGTAGTTGTAGACCGTCTCGGACTAAAAGTTCTCAACAATCAGTGTTTGATAAATAAATTGCAATTATTTAAGTCTGTTTTTCTATTCAAAATTTAGGTAATGAATGCAAATTGTACTTACAACTTGTTTTATGAAGTTAGATAAAGCTATGTGAGACAATAATTGCGAAGTTATTCCGACAATCTACTTCTAGTGCATTGTAGTTTTGCAATGTGCCCAGGACAAGAGTCGAACTTGCACGTCCTAATGGACACCAGCCCCTCAAGCTGGCGCGTCTACCAATTTCACCACCTGGGCGGGTTAATCTTGTTTGCAAAGATAAGTATTTTGTGTTAAAAGATGAGATTTTTTGTTTTTTTTCGCTTTTGTAGCTTATCTAAAAATATTGTCTCAAAATTGTAATAATTAATAGTTTTCTTTTAATTTTGTTCCAAATTAAAAAACAAATAAAATGAAGTATTCATACACCGAAAAAAAAGATACCCGCTCGGGTTTTGGCGATGCTTTGCATGATATAGCTCAAACCAACAAAAATATTGTCGCCTTATGTGCCGATTTAACCGGCTCTGTTAAAATGGACAAGTTTGCTAAAGCGTTTCCCGACAGATTTTTTCAAATTGGCATAGCCGAAGCGAATATGATTTCCATGGCTGCCGGTTTTGCTGTGGGTGGAAAAATTCCTTTTACCGGAACTTTTGCAAACTTTAGTTCTTCCCGTGTTTACGACCAAATAAGACAATGTGTTGCGTATTCCAATACCAATGTTAAAATATGTGGATCGCATGCAGGTCTTACCACAGGCGAAGACGGAGCCACGCATCAGGTTATGGAAGACCTTGGCATGATGAAAATGTTGCCAAATATGGTAGTTATCAATCCATGCGACTATAATCAAACCTATCAGGCAACAAAGGCAATAGCCGAATATTACGGTCCGGTTTACCTACGTTTTGGTCGTCCTGCAATGCCTGTTTTTATTCCAAAGGATATGCCTTTTGAAATCGGTAAAGCTATTGTGTTGAACGAAGGTACTGATGTTAGTATTTTTGCTACCGGACACATGGTTTGGTTTGCTTTGCAAGCTGCAGAAGCCTTAGAAGAACAAGGAATAAAAGCCGAGGTTATTAATATTCATACTATAAA is a window from the Lentimicrobiaceae bacterium genome containing:
- a CDS encoding transketolase C-terminal domain-containing protein; protein product: MKYSYTEKKDTRSGFGDALHDIAQTNKNIVALCADLTGSVKMDKFAKAFPDRFFQIGIAEANMISMAAGFAVGGKIPFTGTFANFSSSRVYDQIRQCVAYSNTNVKICGSHAGLTTGEDGATHQVMEDLGMMKMLPNMVVINPCDYNQTYQATKAIAEYYGPVYLRFGRPAMPVFIPKDMPFEIGKAIVLNEGTDVSIFATGHMVWFALQAAEALEEQGIKAEVINIHTIKPLDTEAIIKSISKTGCAVVAEEHFKNGGLGESIAGLCAQLLPTPIEFVALGDTFGESGTPDELLKKYGLDDVHIVKAAKKAISRK